The genomic DNA GTTAGCCTACCTTCGGATGTTACGATGGATCGACTGCTGGACGGTCGTCATGTTGACGGCGTTCTTGTCGCCCGGCTTTCGACCCTCGGGCCGCGAACTGACCGCTCGCTCTTCCACCATCGTAAAAGCCGACCTTCGCGGTAGTGTCGCGGTGTGCGTCGGACGTTCGAAAACGGTCGACTTGCTACGTATCGCCTGCGGGCTCGGCTCGAACCCCGAGTCCTGATCCTTGCTGctctgctgctcctgctgctctTCTTCCTTCAGACGAGGCTtctttttgattttcttcttcttcttgtcgtcgtcgtcggcctCGGTACCGTCGAGACTCACGAAAAAGCCCCTCGTTTGATCCACCTTCTCCTGATCCAACTGTTGCGGTGGGGCCGCATCCTTCGCCGGTTGATCCTTTACCGGTGTCGGTGGCGCCATTTTCGAATCCTCCTCGACGCTTTCCATCTTGGATTCCATCGAACGGCGCAGCTTCGGTCGCTCTTTTGGAGGTTCTGGTGGTTTCGCtttttccaccaccggtgGCACCTCTTCCACTACCGCCGGCGGCTCTTCTACCTTTGCCGGCGCTGGTTGCTCGGTTGCTGCTTCCTCCACAACGGATGGCGGTTCCGTCTCTTCGCTTGATTTTGAAGGTGTGCTTTCGGTCGATTCTTCGGGCgttgttttctcttcttcgaCCACCGGCGCCGGGATGGGTTTTGCTTCCATCTGCTGCACCGGTGGAACAGGTTCTTCCGGTTCTATTAGAGGTGGTAACGATTCCTCGGCTATTAGAGACTCATCGTCACCCATacctccaccaccacggtCTACTTCCAACTCTTGCAGGGTGTGCGCTTCAACTGTCGGATCCTTTCCATCTTCCTTGACTTCTGGCAGTGTTTCTAGCTGTGGCAGTGGTTCCGGTACCGGCGGTGTTGCTTCGGGTGGCTCCGGTACTGCTACCGGTTCCGGTGTTTTTTCCTTTACCGGAGGAGGCGACGGGGGTGGAGGGGCCGGTGGTGCGGCCGGTTCCTCTAAAGGGGGTGTCggtttttgctgcattttccCAATTTCCTTGTCTGTTGATTCGGACTTTGAGCGACTTTTGCTATCACTCTTGGCGGATTTCAGCTTCGAACGATCCTTGCGCACCTCCACTCTAGTTGCGGTCGTTTGCTGATGTACCAGCTCTACCGCATGCTCGTCCCGGACCTCTTCGATGGTTTCCGTCACCGGTTTGCTCGTCACCCGGGGTAATCCTTTCGCGCTGCGGTCTTCCGGCTCGCTGAGACCCTCCACATCGGAGCGCGTTCGCTGTTCAATCGTGTAGGTCGCATCCGTTGCTGCACCATCATCTTCCGTCGACTTTGACATCGATTCGGGTGGCTGCTGGTGTACCTGTGCTTCCGTCACGATCTCCGTCGAGCTAGCGGGCTTCGTGTGTTCTTCCTCGCTCGGCGAGTCAGACTTTTTTGCCGACTTGGCTAGTTTCGACTTTTTGCCCGTTCCtttcaccttcttcttcttcgtcgtgCTGGAATCGGATGATTTGCCTTCGCTCTTCACGTCCGACTCTTTGCGAATGTTAAACTCCGCCCGTGGTGGCGTTCGCGGAGACGTCTGTCCGTCTAAAAAATCACCTAACCCACCGGAAGCATCGAAACCGCCCGCACCACCTGCGTACTGCAGCCCAGCCGGCAGGCCTAGATGCGTTTCACGCGCGGTACGTTCGGAGGAGAACTTTAAGCCACCCCCACGGCCGCCCACGTTCGAGGGAGAATCGTTCTCGGAAGAACCACTGTGCACCTGTTTAAGGATTATTTTCCCGCACCGTTCGCCAGGCTTTCGAGGCCCAGCGTCCTTCTTTTCGGCGTACTTAAACTCGTACTCCTTCATCGAGTCGGGTTGCTTGAGGTCGTGCGACTCTTCTCGCTCCCGATCCCGGTCCTTGTGACGATCGCGCGAGTGTGATCGTTTGGAAGAGCACTTTTTGTAGCATTTGTGCTTTCGCCGTACATGCTTGCAGCAGCTGTCGGAAGATGATCCGGTTGTGCTGACGGACGATGAGCTGCTGCTACGACGATGCTTTGTCGATCGCTGCTGATCGCTACGATGCAGCTCCGCATTACTGCGCGATCGACTGATATCGTTCGATCCGTCCCGGTACAGATACACCgtgtcgctgcagctgctggtgcGACGGCCTCGGTGACTTCCTTTTCGCTTGTGACGGCTCTTGCGGTGTGTTCGGTCCTCTTGCGATTCACTCTCGGAGTTTGAGTTGAGATAGACGATATAGCGTTTGGATGTTTTCAGATCAATCAGCTCCTCTTTTTCGGTGAGCTTGAGCGGCTCAACACGATCAATGTCGGGGAGAATCTTTTGCTGTCGGCCGGAAAGTCGCAGCTTGTTGGCCGGTAATCCACCCTGCATCTGCAGATACTTGGCCGTTGACCGGTAGCCCTTAACGAGCGCGTAATCCAGTGGCGTTAGCGGTGCACCTTTCGAGGACGGTCGATACAACAAATTTATATCGGCACCCAGCTCCAGCAACAGCTTACACATGTCCACATTATCGTGCCCGGCGGCAATATGCAGCAGCGTCCGTCCGTCGTTGCTGGTCGTGTTAATGTGCTTCGGTTTCATCTGGATCAACCACTGAACGAGCTGGCGCCGTCCGGACGAAGCCGCATCGTGCACTGGCAGATCGCCCTTTGCATTCCTCAGCCACAGGTTACCCTTTTTCGTGTGCAGTATCTTCACCGTTTCCATCTGGCCTTTCGCACAGCCACAGTGAGCCGGGGTGCGACCCTTCCGGTCCTGTCGGTTCGGGTCGGCATCGAGCTTTAGCAGTAGCGAGGTAGCATCGGCATGCCCGAGCGTAACCGCATAATGCAACGCCGTGCAGCCATTCGAGTCGATCTGATCGGTGTGCGCTCCGCAAAGGTTTATTAGCGTATCGATACACTCGGTGTGTCCTCGTGATGCTGCGCAGTGTAGCGCGGTCAATCCGTCTCTGCAAAAAGAGGGAAGAAAAGAGATATGTAGATATGAGATGGGCAATGCAGCTTCGGCAAGGTACAGCACCAAAAACTCCACAAGGTGCTACATACTTATCGGCACTTTCGACGTGAGCCCCAGCTTTGATCAAAGCCAGCACAGCCTTGGCCGAGCCGGCGGATGCGGCCCACAGCAGCGGTTGTCGGCCATCCTTATCCTCTACTTCGACCGAAGTATCAGGATGGTTCAGGAGCGTGTTGAGGATCTCGAGCGCCAGCTTCGCCGATGCGCGGGCCGACTTCCCATCGTAGTTGGCGCCACACATCTGGGCCGCATAATGCAGCGGACTGCCACCGTTTATGTCCGGCGTGGACACGTCCGCACCGGCTGCTAATACTGCACGAAGTGCTTCCACCTCGCCGCACACTGTGAACGAgaagaagagcaaaacaaagccaCACCGAACACGGAACAGCCCGGTTCCGTTTCGCTGTCATTAATGTCGGTGCTAGGTAGCGTAGACGGAGCGCACCAACACTACGATACCGGTGTACTGTCAAACAGTAGCAACGGAGCGCGCGAATATCGATTAAATATTGGTTTGCGTTACTCGACGCACTGCGATTGTACCTCTATGGTATAAATTACTGCTCTTTTGCTGGTTCAAAGCTAAACATTAATTTGACTAATGATTCTGCACATGATTACAAAATATGACACTGGTTTAAAGCATATGGAATTTATCTAGGCAACAAACTACGATTAGTTTCCATAGCTGAAAGGGCTAGTGGCTACCACCGAGCAGTATCTAAGCGggattcaaattaaatttccataATTATTTCACCGGAATCACACATCAACTGTACTGTAACACATACCGGTGGCCCAGTGTACGACCGAGTGTCCCTCGTTGTCGAGCGCATTCACGTCAGCCCCGTTCGCCAGCAGCAGATTGACCAGCTGCAGATTTCCCTGTATCACCGCGAGATGAAGCGGCGTAAATCCGTCCTCATCCGCGGACTCGATCAGCTCCGGTGCTACCATGGCGACGCTGGCAGCCGCAGCAATATCCTGCGCGCTGCTACAGTAGTGTAAGGCACTTTTGTTGCTCCGATCCCGTCGATGTACGGCGCTGGGCTGGAATGGGACAAATAACACAGACGGacgtttttttccttgttaGAAACTACCCAGCTCGATTCCGGTCGGTGCGTTGGTAAGCGGAAATTCATCCTTTTACGATCATAACTTCACTTTTCTACACATTAAGCGGTGGCTGGAAAATGGCAGGTTCGATAGTTTTGGCACTACGGCGAAACTTAATGTTCAATCACACGATTCGCATCGTACTAATGCACTAACTAGCTATCACTTGTACTGATGCGGCTGATTCTAGTCCGCTCGGTTGTgtttacttcttcttcggaGAGCAGCTCACAGTGACATTGGTTGTGCACGGTGCGAGTCAACCGAgtaacaacacaacaccggTTCTTTCGAACGAATGTTTGTTAAACTGAAATTGGACAAAATAACAaacccacgcacacacacacacacacacaaacacggctGCGGACCAAAACTGCGCCAGTGTGTTCAGGGTTGCTACTGTGTTGTGCTGCCAGGCAACGGTTGCTCAGAGTGAACATGCGGCTCCGATTGAGCATGCCGCCGAAAGGCTTGTTTGGTGGTTGCAATCCGACGCAACTGACTGAATGCCAAgtgtaaacacacacaaaacagtaCACGGCACAACAAACCAGACATCGGTGAGAATTCGTTGAAAAGGTCGCTGTTGTGTGGTGCTTGTGTTTCTGAAACTTTAGATATTTGAATCCATTTCATTTGCCCAAAATCGCGCTGTCCTTGGTAAGTGCTTTGAAAACACtgcacttgaagtatatttaTAAATTCGTTATTTATCTTCTAATGGATAGAGACTACGTTTCAAATAATCCTTCACAGTCTGTGCAGCTTTCAAGGTTAGCGTGCATATCATAAGCGCGTTTTGGCATTCCAAAGCCTCGGCTCGTAATGCCATTCTAGACGTCCTCGACCTCAAAATCGCCGTCTGCGTTCGATTCCGTCTATCTGTCCAGAGCTAACCTTTCAGCGGTTATCCTGTCAATGGCACCGACGACGAATTGAAATGTCGCTATGAATCAACAAAACCGAACCTTCGTTCTCCTTGATAGACGAAACataaaaggaagaaggagagaaaaaaaaccacacgaaCAGAACCTACAGCCAATTCAGTTCTATGCCACGGTACGAATCGGTAGTGCCGTGAATTATTAACGATCCGCTGACGACAACCGAGCGTACCAAAAGCTACGGTTACGGCCAAGTGCTTGCAGTTGACGTGCATTATTCCCAACTTCAGCTCGCGTCGATGATGCGCGCTCGGGTCGTAcagggaggtttttttttattcaccaaCTGGCTGTTCCCCCAAACGCCACGCCGAAGCCCTTGAACTCATCCCTCTAACCTTTTGTGCTGTGATGCCGATTGCATGTGCCACCAGCATTTGTGCCCCTCGTACTAGCCCATTCACCCGGAATGGATGGATTTGAAGGAACAGCCACTACCCGATACTACTCTGCTGCTCTTTAGCCTCTAGATGCCAATGCCAATCGAATTTTACGCCCGAAAATGGGATGATTGGTGTTTTCGACGCCGAATACGCCGAACCGTATTCATCATGGCAAAAGGCTTTGAAATCGGCTGTGTGCAGGTGAGCCGGCAGTTGAATGCAGCAGGCATTCAAAGCAGAGTCAGCCAGCTGCTCTCGTTGCAGGTGATATGTTGTGCATCTGTTTCGGAGCGGTTCGGTATCGTACTTAAGGGTGTCggtaaaaaatatatatatatttgttAAATGATTGGCCCGCAATCAAGTTAAATGGGGCAATAAACGAGTTAACCTGAGTTTGCGGCTGTTGAATTGTTCAGTA from Anopheles stephensi strain Indian chromosome 2, UCI_ANSTEP_V1.0, whole genome shotgun sequence includes the following:
- the LOC118505146 gene encoding uncharacterized protein LOC118505146 isoform X1 — encoded protein: MEPRSEPTRTRRPTAGGGGSPVKVKKKSTKHTVKFKDQSDVREDVLVVTVEPPSPTPGSPEPSPPVKTAVTFALPPLATPHRRPRSSGFEQSPSADSTTVRSLPKKDTARKARPTGDQQRLSEGCTSLMYACQQGLTGDILKELRQKPSAVHRRDRSNKSALHYCSSAQDIAAAASVAMVAPELIESADEDGFTPLHLAVIQGNLQLVNLLLANGADVNALDNEGHSVVHWATVCGEVEALRAVLAAGADVSTPDINGGSPLHYAAQMCGANYDGKSARASAKLALEILNTLLNHPDTSVEVEDKDGRQPLLWAASAGSAKAVLALIKAGAHVESADKDGLTALHCAASRGHTECIDTLINLCGAHTDQIDSNGCTALHYAVTLGHADATSLLLKLDADPNRQDRKGRTPAHCGCAKGQMETVKILHTKKGNLWLRNAKGDLPVHDAASSGRRQLVQWLIQMKPKHINTTSNDGRTLLHIAAGHDNVDMCKLLLELGADINLLYRPSSKGAPLTPLDYALVKGYRSTAKYLQMQGGLPANKLRLSGRQQKILPDIDRVEPLKLTEKEELIDLKTSKRYIVYLNSNSESESQEDRTHRKSRHKRKGSHRGRRTSSCSDTVYLYRDGSNDISRSRSNAELHRSDQQRSTKHRRSSSSSSVSTTGSSSDSCCKHVRRKHKCYKKCSSKRSHSRDRHKDRDREREESHDLKQPDSMKEYEFKYAEKKDAGPRKPGERCGKIILKQVHSGSSENDSPSNVGGRGGGLKFSSERTARETHLGLPAGLQYAGGAGGFDASGGLGDFLDGQTSPRTPPRAEFNIRKESDVKSEGKSSDSSTTKKKKVKGTGKKSKLAKSAKKSDSPSEEEHTKPASSTEIVTEAQVHQQPPESMSKSTEDDGAATDATYTIEQRTRSDVEGLSEPEDRSAKGLPRVTSKPVTETIEEVRDEHAVELVHQQTTATRVEVRKDRSKLKSAKSDSKSRSKSESTDKEIGKMQQKPTPPLEEPAAPPAPPPPSPPPVKEKTPEPVAVPEPPEATPPVPEPLPQLETLPEVKEDGKDPTVEAHTLQELEVDRGGGGMGDDESLIAEESLPPLIEPEEPVPPVQQMEAKPIPAPVVEEEKTTPEESTESTPSKSSEETEPPSVVEEAATEQPAPAKVEEPPAVVEEVPPVVEKAKPPEPPKERPKLRRSMESKMESVEEDSKMAPPTPVKDQPAKDAAPPQQLDQEKVDQTRGFFVSLDGTEADDDDKKKKKIKKKPRLKEEEQQEQQSSKDQDSGFEPSPQAIRSKSTVFERPTHTATLPRRSAFTMVEERAVSSRPEGRKPGDKNAVNMTTVQQSIHRNIRRYYMERKIFQHLLELKSLQIRSTKVNESVLVKRAVDDYHKSTIELGYETGSTLKRYPYTEYSFRNFELFLYDTLKSLQKKETYNFQNISEVYDEAERRLSPDVSRYERALNCTTKTHRCLHATHAYTGIPCAAYIPMMNHHTIPKLGFGPYKSSTSGVGSFFLPKILTHPTDRSCSGGKVALELTHGNSKQVITLPSEKLDSNKRYYVTFTLNPDSTTDGDPRLSAGEPGQQQQQHQPHEQQPPPSATDAQDNAQPQRRQQQQQPQHHHQQRAPSVGPQSQSRALPTVEEQRSERSSPGGTPA
- the LOC118505146 gene encoding serine/arginine repetitive matrix protein 1 isoform X5 codes for the protein MEPRSEPTRTRRPTAGGGGSPVKVKKKSTKHTVKFKDQSDVREDVLVVTVEPPSPTPGSPEPSPPVKTAVTFALPPLATPHRRPRSSGFEQSPSADSTTVRSLPKKDTARKARPTGDQQRLSEGCTSLMYACQQGLTGDILKELRQKPSAVHRRDRSNKSALHYCSSAQDIAAAASVAMVAPELIESADEDGFTPLHLAVIQGNLQLVNLLLANGADVNALDNEGHSVVHWATVCGEVEALRAVLAAGADVSTPDINGGSPLHYAAQMCGANYDGKSARASAKLALEILNTLLNHPDTSVEVEDKDGRQPLLWAASAGSAKAVLALIKAGAHVESADKDGLTALHCAASRGHTECIDTLINLCGAHTDQIDSNGCTALHYAVTLGHADATSLLLKLDADPNRQDRKGRTPAHCGCAKGQMETVKILHTKKGNLWLRNAKGDLPVHDAASSGRRQLVQWLIQMKPKHINTTSNDGRTLLHIAAGHDNVDMCKLLLELGADINLLYRPSSKGAPLTPLDYALVKGYRSTAKYLQMQGGLPANKLRLSGRQQKILPDIDRVEPLKLTEKEELIDLKTSKRYIVYLNSNSESESQEDRTHRKSRHKRKGSHRGRRTSSCSDTVYLYRDGSNDISRSRSNAELHRSDQQRSTKHRRSSSSSSVSTTGSSSDSCCKHVRRKHKCYKKCSSKRSHSRDRHKDRDREREESHDLKQPDSMKEYEFKYAEKKDAGPRKPGERCGKIILKQVHSGSSENDSPSNVGGRGGGLKFSSERTARETHLGLPAGLQYAGGAGGFDASGGLGDFLDGQTSPRTPPRAEFNIRKESDVKSEGKSSDSSTTKKKKVKGTGKKSKLAKSAKKSDSPSEEEHTKPASSTEIVTEAQVHQQPPESMSKSTEDDGAATDATYTIEQRTRSDVEGLSEPEDRSAKGLPRVTSKPVTETIEEVRDEHAVELVHQQTTATRVEVRKDRSKLKSAKSDSKSRSKSESTDKEIGKMQQKPTPPLEEPAAPPAPPPPSPPPVKEKTPEPVAVPEPPEATPPVPEPLPQLETLPEVKEDGKDPTVEAHTLQELEVDRGGGGMGDDESLIAEESLPPLIEPEEPVPPVQQMEAKPIPAPVVEEEKTTPEESTESTPSKSSEETEPPSVVEEAATEQPAPAKVEEPPAVVEEVPPVVEKAKPPEPPKERPKLRRSMESKMESVEEDSKMAPPTPVKDQPAKDAAPPQQLDQEKVDQTRGFFVSLDGTEADDDDKKKKKIKKKPRLKEEEQQEQQSSKDQDSGFEPSPQAIRSKSTVFERPTHTATLPRRSAFTMVEERAVSSRPEGRKPGDKNAVNMTTVQQSIHRNIRR
- the LOC118505146 gene encoding uncharacterized protein LOC118505146 isoform X3 — translated: MYHSPQRLYRPSAVHRRDRSNKSALHYCSSAQDIAAAASVAMVAPELIESADEDGFTPLHLAVIQGNLQLVNLLLANGADVNALDNEGHSVVHWATVCGEVEALRAVLAAGADVSTPDINGGSPLHYAAQMCGANYDGKSARASAKLALEILNTLLNHPDTSVEVEDKDGRQPLLWAASAGSAKAVLALIKAGAHVESADKDGLTALHCAASRGHTECIDTLINLCGAHTDQIDSNGCTALHYAVTLGHADATSLLLKLDADPNRQDRKGRTPAHCGCAKGQMETVKILHTKKGNLWLRNAKGDLPVHDAASSGRRQLVQWLIQMKPKHINTTSNDGRTLLHIAAGHDNVDMCKLLLELGADINLLYRPSSKGAPLTPLDYALVKGYRSTAKYLQMQGGLPANKLRLSGRQQKILPDIDRVEPLKLTEKEELIDLKTSKRYIVYLNSNSESESQEDRTHRKSRHKRKGSHRGRRTSSCSDTVYLYRDGSNDISRSRSNAELHRSDQQRSTKHRRSSSSSSVSTTGSSSDSCCKHVRRKHKCYKKCSSKRSHSRDRHKDRDREREESHDLKQPDSMKEYEFKYAEKKDAGPRKPGERCGKIILKQVHSGSSENDSPSNVGGRGGGLKFSSERTARETHLGLPAGLQYAGGAGGFDASGGLGDFLDGQTSPRTPPRAEFNIRKESDVKSEGKSSDSSTTKKKKVKGTGKKSKLAKSAKKSDSPSEEEHTKPASSTEIVTEAQVHQQPPESMSKSTEDDGAATDATYTIEQRTRSDVEGLSEPEDRSAKGLPRVTSKPVTETIEEVRDEHAVELVHQQTTATRVEVRKDRSKLKSAKSDSKSRSKSESTDKEIGKMQQKPTPPLEEPAAPPAPPPPSPPPVKEKTPEPVAVPEPPEATPPVPEPLPQLETLPEVKEDGKDPTVEAHTLQELEVDRGGGGMGDDESLIAEESLPPLIEPEEPVPPVQQMEAKPIPAPVVEEEKTTPEESTESTPSKSSEETEPPSVVEEAATEQPAPAKVEEPPAVVEEVPPVVEKAKPPEPPKERPKLRRSMESKMESVEEDSKMAPPTPVKDQPAKDAAPPQQLDQEKVDQTRGFFVSLDGTEADDDDKKKKKIKKKPRLKEEEQQEQQSSKDQDSGFEPSPQAIRSKSTVFERPTHTATLPRRSAFTMVEERAVSSRPEGRKPGDKNAVNMTTVQQSIHRNIRRYYMERKIFQHLLELKSLQIRSTKVNESVLVKRAVDDYHKSTIELGYETGSTLKRYPYTEYSFRNFELFLYDTLKSLQKKETYNFQNISEVYDEAERRLSPDVSRYERALNCTTKTHRCLHATHAYTGIPCAAYIPMMNHHTIPKLGFGPYKSSTSGVGSFFLPKILTHPTDRSCSGGKVALELTHGNSKQVITLPSEKLDSNKRYYVTFTLNPDSTTDGDPRLSAGEPGQQQQQHQPHEQQPPPSATDAQDNAQPQRRQQQQQPQHHHQQRAPSVGPQSQSRALPTVEEQRSERSSPGGTPA
- the LOC118505146 gene encoding uncharacterized protein LOC118505146 isoform X2; its protein translation is MEPRSEPTRTRRPTAGGGGSPVKVKKKSTKHTVKFKDQSDVREDVLVVTVEPPSPTPGSPEPSPPVKTAVTFALPPLATPHRRPRSSGFEQSPSADSTTVRSLPKKDTARKARPTGDQQRLSEGCTSLMYACQQGLTGDILKELRQKPSAVHRRDRSNKSALHYCSSAQDIAAAASVAMVAPELIESADEDGFTPLHLAVIQGNLQLVNLLLANGADVNALDNEGHSVVHWATVCGEVEALRAVLAAGADVSTPDINGGSPLHYAAQMCGANYDGKSARASAKLALEILNTLLNHPDTSVEVEDKDGRQPLLWAASAGSAKAVLALIKAGAHVESADKDGLTALHCAASRGHTECIDTLINLCGAHTDQIDSNGCTALHYAVTLGHADATSLLLKLDADPNRQDRKGRTPAHCGCAKGQMETVKILHTKKGNLWLRNAKGDLPVHDAASSGRRQLVQWLIQMKPKHINTTSNDGRTLLHIAAGHDNVDMCKLLLELGADINLLYRPSSKGAPLTPLDYALVKGYRSTAKYLQMQGGLPANKLRLSGRQQKILPDIDRVEPLKLTEKEELIDLKTSKRYIVYLNSNSESESQEDRTHRKSRHKRKGSHRGRRTSSCSDTVYLYRDGSNDISRSRSNAELHRSDQQRSTKHRRSSSSSSVSTTGSSSDSCCKHVRRKHKCYKKCSSKRSHSRDRHKDRDREREESHDLKQPDSMKEYEFKYAEKKDAGPRKPGERCGKIILKQVHSGSSENDSPSNVGGRGGGLKFSSERTARETHLGLPAGLQYAGGAGGFDASGGLGDFLDGQTSPRTPPRAEFNIRKESDVKSEGKSSDSSTTKKKKVKGTGKKSKLAKSAKKSDSPSEEEHTKPASSTEIVTEAQVHQQPPESMSKSTEDDGAATDATYTIEQRTRSDVEGLSEPEDRSAKGLPRVTSKPVTETIEEVRDEHAVELVHQQTTATRVEVRKDRSKLKSAKSDSKSRSKSESTDKEIGKMQQKPTPPLEEPAAPPAPPPPSPPPVKEKTPEPVAVPEPPEATPPVPEPLPQLETLPEVKEDGKDPTVEAHTLQELEVDRGGGGMGDDESLIAEESLPPLIEPEEPVPPVQQMEAKPIPAPVVEEEKTTPEESTESTPSKSSEETEPPSVVEEAATEQPAPAKVEEPPAVVEEVPPVVEKAKPPEPPKERPKLRRSMESKMESVEEDSKMAPPTPVKDQPAKDAAPPQQLDQEKVDQTRGFFVSLDGTEADDDDKKKKKIKKKPRLKEEEQQEQQSSKDQDSGFEPSPQAIRSKSTVFERPTHTATLPRRSAFTMVEERAVSSRPEGRKPGDKNAVNMTTVQQSIHRNIRRYYMERKIFQHLLELKSLQIRSTKVNESVLVKRAVDDYHKSTIELGYETGSTLKRYPYTEYSFRNFELFLYDTLKSLQKKETYNFQNISEVYDEAERRLSPDVSRYERALNCTTKTHRCLHATHAYTGIPCAAYIPMMNHHTIPKLGFGPYKSSTSGVGSFFLPKILTHPTDRSCSGGKVALELTHGEPGQQQQQHQPHEQQPPPSATDAQDNAQPQRRQQQQQPQHHHQQRAPSVGPQSQSRALPTVEEQRSERSSPGGTPA
- the LOC118505146 gene encoding uncharacterized protein LOC118505146 isoform X4, with the translated sequence MVAPELIESADEDGFTPLHLAVIQGNLQLVNLLLANGADVNALDNEGHSVVHWATVCGEVEALRAVLAAGADVSTPDINGGSPLHYAAQMCGANYDGKSARASAKLALEILNTLLNHPDTSVEVEDKDGRQPLLWAASAGSAKAVLALIKAGAHVESADKDGLTALHCAASRGHTECIDTLINLCGAHTDQIDSNGCTALHYAVTLGHADATSLLLKLDADPNRQDRKGRTPAHCGCAKGQMETVKILHTKKGNLWLRNAKGDLPVHDAASSGRRQLVQWLIQMKPKHINTTSNDGRTLLHIAAGHDNVDMCKLLLELGADINLLYRPSSKGAPLTPLDYALVKGYRSTAKYLQMQGGLPANKLRLSGRQQKILPDIDRVEPLKLTEKEELIDLKTSKRYIVYLNSNSESESQEDRTHRKSRHKRKGSHRGRRTSSCSDTVYLYRDGSNDISRSRSNAELHRSDQQRSTKHRRSSSSSSVSTTGSSSDSCCKHVRRKHKCYKKCSSKRSHSRDRHKDRDREREESHDLKQPDSMKEYEFKYAEKKDAGPRKPGERCGKIILKQVHSGSSENDSPSNVGGRGGGLKFSSERTARETHLGLPAGLQYAGGAGGFDASGGLGDFLDGQTSPRTPPRAEFNIRKESDVKSEGKSSDSSTTKKKKVKGTGKKSKLAKSAKKSDSPSEEEHTKPASSTEIVTEAQVHQQPPESMSKSTEDDGAATDATYTIEQRTRSDVEGLSEPEDRSAKGLPRVTSKPVTETIEEVRDEHAVELVHQQTTATRVEVRKDRSKLKSAKSDSKSRSKSESTDKEIGKMQQKPTPPLEEPAAPPAPPPPSPPPVKEKTPEPVAVPEPPEATPPVPEPLPQLETLPEVKEDGKDPTVEAHTLQELEVDRGGGGMGDDESLIAEESLPPLIEPEEPVPPVQQMEAKPIPAPVVEEEKTTPEESTESTPSKSSEETEPPSVVEEAATEQPAPAKVEEPPAVVEEVPPVVEKAKPPEPPKERPKLRRSMESKMESVEEDSKMAPPTPVKDQPAKDAAPPQQLDQEKVDQTRGFFVSLDGTEADDDDKKKKKIKKKPRLKEEEQQEQQSSKDQDSGFEPSPQAIRSKSTVFERPTHTATLPRRSAFTMVEERAVSSRPEGRKPGDKNAVNMTTVQQSIHRNIRRYYMERKIFQHLLELKSLQIRSTKVNESVLVKRAVDDYHKSTIELGYETGSTLKRYPYTEYSFRNFELFLYDTLKSLQKKETYNFQNISEVYDEAERRLSPDVSRYERALNCTTKTHRCLHATHAYTGIPCAAYIPMMNHHTIPKLGFGPYKSSTSGVGSFFLPKILTHPTDRSCSGGKVALELTHGNSKQVITLPSEKLDSNKRYYVTFTLNPDSTTDGDPRLSAGEPGQQQQQHQPHEQQPPPSATDAQDNAQPQRRQQQQQPQHHHQQRAPSVGPQSQSRALPTVEEQRSERSSPGGTPA